In Syntrophales bacterium, one genomic interval encodes:
- a CDS encoding 4Fe-4S dicluster domain-containing protein has translation MAARTESGEKLSRRELLQGAWAKPGVFPAIDGEKCTGCGLCAVNCQEQALTIVQSDEEDAYRIIFAPKRCTACRECETACPEQCLTLLKAAEEARKEEEIVVFEDGMTRCGDCGVLMFPAAMVRHLQAKTRAAGTIDIPFDLCPECRIQRQVTQGTLH, from the coding sequence ATGGCTGCACGTACTGAATCTGGTGAAAAGCTGAGTCGCAGGGAGCTGCTGCAAGGCGCCTGGGCGAAGCCGGGGGTGTTCCCCGCCATCGATGGGGAAAAGTGCACGGGGTGCGGCCTTTGCGCGGTTAATTGCCAGGAGCAGGCCTTGACCATCGTGCAGAGTGACGAAGAGGACGCCTACCGGATTATCTTCGCCCCTAAGCGCTGCACAGCGTGCCGGGAGTGCGAAACGGCGTGTCCCGAGCAATGTCTGACGTTGCTCAAGGCTGCGGAAGAAGCCCGAAAAGAGGAAGAAATCGTTGTTTTCGAGGATGGAATGACCAGATGCGGCGACTGCGGGGTTCTCATGTTTCCCGCGGCGATGGTCAGGCACTTGCAGGCGAAGACCCGGGCGGCGGGGACGATCGACATACCGTTCGACCTGTGCCCCGAATGCCGAATCCAAAGACAGGTTACACAGGGGACGCTGCACTGA